The Lentisphaera araneosa HTCC2155 DNA window TACAGTTTAAGAAGTCTTCTGAGTTCCATACCTTAAGGCATGGGATATGTTTATCCATTGTTTGTCTTAGGATTTCATCCTAAGCTACTTAAAGTTTAATGGTTTCACCATAATTGAAATATTCTAAAATCGGTGGAAACAAAATAAGGGTCTATGCCCGCAAGGGAACATACCCTGTAGTTGATTTTAGCTCTTAATCAGCCTTCTGTCTCCTCCTGTGGTTTATTTTCAATTAGATCTATATACTCCTGAGTCAAAGATTTCGATAATCCTGTAGCGGCAGCTATTTTTTCGACTTTCCAACCTTCCTTTAAGCAAGTCTGAACTCTTTTGAAATCATTGGTATATCGCGTAACAGCTCGAACTGAGTGTGTTGTTTCCCGAGCGGTTTGTTCAATAGACTTTCCTTCATAACAATGTTTTATACAAATAATACGCTTATGAGTCAGCGTGGGACCAAGATCATGAATTGTACCTCGCCGAGGGACCAATCTGTTATGTTCTTTTTCATATTCTCTTAGATATGAAGAGATTGTACTTGGAGAAAGCCCCATGATGGCGCCAGCATCAGCAAGGGTTAAGACGCCTCCCTGTTGATAAGTTTGATCAAAGATTCGAACAACCTTCGTTATATTGCGTTTACGTTTCTTCTCCTTGGCTAAATACGCTTCAATATCATCATCGTGAATCATATCTAAAACAACAGGAACGAGCTTACATCGTTCAAGGGCTTTGCCATAACCGGCTGTTTCTGCGGCATCAACTGCGTACCACAAAGCTTGTCCCATTTTCATTCTTTCTGTTGCGGGATAATAGGTTTCAATAGTTTTAATGAGCTCTAAAACAAGACGTTCTACTAAGAGCTCGCCACCGAGCTGCGGACAATGCTGAAGAAAGAAATTCATGAGTACAGCTTTAAAATCCTTTTTAGTCCAGGCTGGCTCAGGTTTCGACTCTTTTTTATTAACGAGTTTATCTTTCATGTCTATTGCCCAGCCTTTTTTTTAGAGTCTACACTTTCCCAAAAACGGGTGCCCATAGTCTGTATTTCTTCCAAGCGCTCACGGTACGCAGCTGTTTTCATATACTGATCTCGAAGGTCAAGGCATTGTTGGTCAAAGCTAATGAACACCTACGATCAAGGATGTTTCAAAGTATCAGAAACTTCGCTTTGATAATGGACTATACGACAAAAAGATGTGATATAACGCTCTATAGCCCTGAGAGAATGTTGCATATTACGGGCTATATCCTCGGGACATTCACCTTGGATAAACTTCTCTATGGCTTTTGTTCTGTGGGTAATACCTGGGCCGATATCTTTTTTGTTTCCCCGGGTTGGAACAAGGCATTCATGTTTCTTTTGATAATCACGAATGTCATTGCGCACCGTTTTTACATCACAATCCAGTATGCAAGCTAAATCTTCCTGAGTCAGTAAACACTCCTGATCATAGCATTCCTCACACATCCGAACAATTTGATTGGCTCGCTTGGCTGAGCGGCCATACTTCAAATACACTTCTTGATCATCCTCAAGCTGG harbors:
- a CDS encoding DUF1670 domain-containing protein: MKDKLVNKKESKPEPAWTKKDFKAVLMNFFLQHCPQLGGELLVERLVLELIKTIETYYPATERMKMGQALWYAVDAAETAGYGKALERCKLVPVVLDMIHDDDIEAYLAKEKKRKRNITKVVRIFDQTYQQGGVLTLADAGAIMGLSPSTISSYLREYEKEHNRLVPRRGTIHDLGPTLTHKRIICIKHCYEGKSIEQTARETTHSVRAVTRYTNDFKRVQTCLKEGWKVEKIAAATGLSKSLTQEYIDLIENKPQEETEG
- a CDS encoding DUF1670 domain-containing protein, with amino-acid sequence MISDTINRKEDSSKRLALRSNTSTLVNVIVEGTSCSRFESEVIADKAVEVFGIGPYSPDAELQPGQMKWKAISALEPAGKPLAACQFKIITLTVHQLEDDQEVYLKYGRSAKRANQIVRMCEECYDQECLLTQEDLACILDCDVKTVRNDIRDYQKKHECLVPTRGNKKDIGPGITHRTKAIEKFIQGECPEDIARNMQHSLRAIERYITSFCRIVHYQSEVSDTLKHP